Proteins co-encoded in one Coregonus clupeaformis isolate EN_2021a chromosome 17, ASM2061545v1, whole genome shotgun sequence genomic window:
- the LOC121586908 gene encoding SNARE-associated protein Snapin, with translation MAALAVVETPSGKDAIAEGLLGLLKPAVQQLDLHVHSVRESQVELREHIDNLATELCRINEHQKVVLDLDPYVKKLLNARRRVVLVNNILQNAQERLRRLNHNVAKETARRKTMLETSGAFTPRSPSKP, from the exons ATGGCTGCCCTAGCTGTTGTGGAGACACCATCCGGGAAAGATGCAATTGCAGAAGGACTGCTTGGTCTCTTGAAACCAGCTGTCCAGCAGCTTGATCTTCATGTTCATTCAGTGAG GGAAAGCCAGGTGGAACTACGAGAACACATAGACAATCTAGCCACAG AGTTGTGCAGGATAAATGAACACCAGAAGGTGGTGCTAGACCTGGACCCCTATGTGAAAAAGCTGCTGAATGCAAGACGCAGGGTGGTGCTGGTCAACAACATACTACAGAATGCTCAG GAACGGCTGCGACGACTCAATCACAACGTCGCCAAAGAGACGGCGCGTCGGAAGACCATGCTGGAGACCTCTGGAGCGTTCACGCCTCGGTCGCCCAGTAAACCATGA